Proteins co-encoded in one Salvia splendens isolate huo1 chromosome 4, SspV2, whole genome shotgun sequence genomic window:
- the LOC121800736 gene encoding uncharacterized GPI-anchored protein At3g06035-like produces MECFGTRLVLLHAFLLLFSVQVRSDEEQDLLQGINSFRTSAKAPALLKNDKADCVADEIADKMKDKSCTSSTGATMQSQLMSDYPAVLSKCKVDVNTTTEGMILPVCVPKRTATLVLTNYTQSQNAKYLNDSKFTGAGIGTEDDWTVLVLTTNTHGGSFASTAYRCVTRYYGLCILFLLSLACVY; encoded by the exons ATGGAATGTTTTGGGACTCGTCTTGTGCTGCTTCATGCCTTCCTCTTGCTCTTTTCTGTGCAAGTACGCTCTGATG AAGAGCAAGACCTACTACAAGGAATCAACAGTTTCAGGACTTCAGCCAAAGCTCCGGCACTCTTGAAGAACGACAAGGCCGACTGCGTGGCTGATGAGATAGCAGACAAAATGAAGGACAAGAGCTGCACGTCCAGCACGGGGGCGACCATGCAGTCGCAGCTCATGTCGGACTACCCGGCCGTGCTGAGCAAGTGCAAGGTAGACGTGAACACGACAACGGAGGGGATGATCCTGCCGGTGTGCGTGCCTAAACGGACAGCGACGCTGGTCCTAACAAACTACACGCAGTCTCAGAACGCAAAGTACTTGAACGACTCCAAGTTCACCGGGGCAGGAATAGGGACGGAGGACGATTGGACTGTCTTGGTGCTGACCACGAACACTCATGGAGGTAGCTTTGCCAGCACAGCTTATCGTTGTGTAACTCGTTATTATGGCCTGTGTATTCTCTTTTTACTTTCTCTGGCTTGTGTGTATTAA